The DNA window ATAGAAGATGTAAAGGAAAGCTATTGACAAGTAGAAAACGAATGTTGCTTGGATTACGTAAAATTGGCTGCAAGAAGGACATGAAATATAATGATTTATTACCATTAAATCAATTATGGTTAAATTATGTACAACAAATGTTGGGCAGCAAGTTCTTTGTTAATATACCATCAAATGTGTCTGATCCAAATTGGGAAAACATTAATCAGCAATTAATTAAAGCAGATTTCCATGGTGCTGAAATATCAATTATAGGATCAAAATGCCCTAGTTTAATTGGGCTAAGTGGTATAGTCATTCAAGATACCAAGAACATTTTTAGAATTTGTGGACAAGACAATATTATTAGAAGTATGagtgaacaatattttatttaatgttaagtgtgtttaaatattatatactcTAATCTATATAAATTTCAGCAATACCAAAAGATGTTGTTCTTATGAACATTCATATGAAGAATGTAAAATTAGAACTATTTGGCAAAGACCTTTCTGTAAAACCTATAGAACGGacaataaagaagttaaaatgTGGACGTGTATATGAATTGTAATGCATAAATTAAATGTCTTCTATACAATTGAAAAAAAGTACAAAGAAATAAACTCACCTTCATTcaatatgtataaattcataaatatacattttatgaaataatataattccATTTATCTATAGTaatgtaatatcctctaacataAGATGTAAACTTTTTATTTGAAAGCTTcctaaaatttcattattatttaatttaaagttcTAAAAATGTAGAAAGATGACATATATACTAAATAATATATgtttgtataaaatataaacacGTGCAAACacgtaaaattattataaaaaaaatttgtattcaaatgGTACCATtgtttattgaaataaatttaattatgacAACTCACATTTTATACTAGTTTTTAATACAGAGATGTTGCTTTgactgtgtatatatatatgtatatatatatatattaacaacTAGTTTTTATAGGTTTCTTTCCAAATTTGCTAATGTTTTATTATAATTCATAATATCCAAACAATAATACAATTACATTACTATTTGTTTTTAGAACAGCATTAAATACACTTTTCAATCTACAATTTTATCCATTACATAATTTCAATGAAGATGAAGTGATTATTAGGAATGTTATAGATTCTCATTCGCATCATCTAATCTTAACATTTTCTTTTAGTACGGTTCAGCTAAAATTACTGCGTTCAATAAATGTCAAACGAAAGTGTCTTATGATAAGACAGTAATGCTTATTGTAACAAACACTATTCAAACACAATTGATAGACTCCGGATGTTTTTGCAAGtataatgtatattaattaaatattgcaTAAAAGAGATtgatttatacaaaaaataattggGATTGAATTTCTTTGTACGTACAAAGTATGTAAAGCATGTGTGCTGGTATCTATAAATTGAGTATAAATACTGGCAAAGTATATATAAATGTACATACATGTACGCTCATATGCCTGTACACGTATGAATATACAAAGTATTTACTTATCAAGTCCTGTTTTTATAActacaaaaatatgtattcGCACAAACATCCGTTGCCATGCTAGAACAATTTGATTAATAGTGAATTCAAATTCAATTACTATCGAAATGTACTGTTACATTAACATTATCATATGGTTTcttaattttcaactttcgcTTCATATTTACGAGTAATGAGTACAATTTACTAAGTGTATACTTCTCACCTATTTCAAGATGTATGACACAAAAAATTGTTACTCCAAATGTTTTATGCGATGAGATAGCTCTTTTAGGAACATTAACTGTAAGATGTGCCAGAAAAAAGATAGTCAGTTTTCCGACATATCTTGCACATTCATCCTGATCTGTTACAAGAGCATTTTATACAGATAATGTCAATTATTTAACGATCagatacgtcaacaacacgatTCTGTGATGTTCTACATATGCATTGGAATCTGACCTCTCAACTTGCATTAATACTTGtattataatttcattatacATTAATACAATAATATAACGAACAATACATctgaataggatactatacataCATTATATTAACCAAATACAATAAGTAAAAAAGAAACTTCAAATTACATTTCTAAAGACTGAGAACACGTTAATAAAGTAAATTAGTTCATAAATCATAACACCTTTAAACGTTTTCTTACAGGTGTAATATGCTTTAATTTAACGCATAAAAAAGGATTAGATAATAATGTTATAAGCCAACATAAACAAGTCTCATTACATATATCGATACATCAATATGACGAAATGGTTAGAAAGTCTGTTCATTCTCGATGGATTATATAAGTTTTCTGTCTAGTGAGAATATATGAGAGAGCTACCTTCATTATTATTTGTTTTAGCAGAGCATATAACAATGTTACTATTCTATATTTCACATTTTGGCTGCCAAGTTCGaatactaaatttttatttatccatGCCACAGCAACACACACAGATACTAAACTTATACACTGATGGACATACAAACGTATTTTGATGTCTTACTATATTAAAGTTTCTAGAATCATTACGTACAATTTAGACTTCGAGCTTCGTTCTTTTTTTACTGTTATACTGATGTACTGATATATgcgaatttttgtttatttctcaTGCTAAGTATTTTGAGGCTCATACATTTTGCTGTGACAACAATTTCTCAATGAATCTATATAAGTAGATTCCTTTTATTACTAAAACTTATGTatcagaataatattttcatcatttttcaTAACTGGACACAAACAAACGGCAACTTTGAgtatctgtttttttttttcaatggtcATTTACACATAATTAGccaaatttttgtttctttcttttttttaccaAAAAGGAAGCACTTCAtaatttcttgaaatatttattaaagtgAAACTTACATGTATTTTTAAGACCATtaactttattttatcctaaactaaaattttttcattacttAAACAAAGGCACATACGTATACAATACATTGATAAATCTGCAAAATTGTCATGACTACTTTGCAAAGtaacaaatgaaataattaaattcaacTTAACAAAATCTCAGTATAATACGAATTGCTAAAATGAACTATTGTATATTGGCTTGAAGGTCTGTTCATGACGCATATTTGCAAAAGATTTTTATATcctttttttaaaatatttccagtaCGTTCCGTTATAACAAACAATTACCCATGATTACTTTGATTATTTTAACAGTAAATTAAtcgttttataaataattatgcATAAACTAGAAATTCGCGCTTAAATATTTTGTAGTTTATTTCGAatttattattcttattatattACAATCGTTTCACGGCAATGCTTCTTTTTAATGATATTTTTGTAgcatttaataataattattatgcaCTATTGAAGTAATCTTGTTCTACCTATATATTATAGA is part of the Halictus rubicundus isolate RS-2024b chromosome 3, iyHalRubi1_principal, whole genome shotgun sequence genome and encodes:
- the Pop4 gene encoding ribonuclease P/MRP subunit POP4 isoform X1; amino-acid sequence: MSELNHNVCLTLPKSITKQISTCENSKQYIENFLQNTLPSTDTSSIVDELRKSFILSKYRNKWNKNRRCKGKLLTSRKRMLLGLRKIGCKKDMKYNDLLPLNQLWLNYVQQMLGSKFFVNIPSNVSDPNWENINQQLIKADFHGAEISIIGSKCPSLIGLSGIVIQDTKNIFRICGQDNIIRTIPKDVVLMNIHMKNVKLELFGKDLSVKPIERTIKKLKCGRVYEL
- the Pop4 gene encoding ribonuclease P/MRP subunit POP4 isoform X2 — its product is MTLYLCLIILQSFILSKYRNKWNKNRRCKGKLLTSRKRMLLGLRKIGCKKDMKYNDLLPLNQLWLNYVQQMLGSKFFVNIPSNVSDPNWENINQQLIKADFHGAEISIIGSKCPSLIGLSGIVIQDTKNIFRICGQDNIIRTIPKDVVLMNIHMKNVKLELFGKDLSVKPIERTIKKLKCGRVYEL